The DNA window CGTCTACGAACGGATCAGGGTCTTTGCCGGTGACACGCTGATCGCCGACACCACCAAGGCGATCGAGATTGCCGAAACGGGCAAGCACCCCTATCCGCCGATACTCTATATCCCCAAGGCCGCCCTGAAACAGGCTTTGGAGAAGGCGGACAAGACAACGCATTGCCCGCTCAAGGGCAACGCGCATTATTACCTGCTGGACGGCAAGGAAATCGCCTGGGCCTATGACGAGCCGTTGCCGTCAGCCGAACGCATTGCCGGCTACCTCGCCTTCTGGCCGGACAAGGTGCGGATCGAGCGAGGCGACTGAACTTCCCGCGCTACGACAGAGCCTCGCTCGCCAGTTCAGCGACAATAGCCTCGCGTTCGGACCGCGAAGTCGCCATTCGCGCCCGGGCCGCGGCAACGATTTCAGCCGAAGCCTGCTCCGGCGTTCCGGACGAAAACGGCGGCGCAGGCGCGTATTCCAGCGCCAGCTGGATCGTCTTTGCCTCGTCTTCACCGAGCAGTTCCGCAACGACCGAAAGACCGAAATCGATCCCCGAGGTGACACCGCCGGCCGTGATGATTGCGCCGTCGCGCACCACCCGTTCCGCAACGGGCGTCGCTCCGAAAGACGGCAGGAAGTCGAGCGCGTTCCAGTGCGTGGCCGCCCGCCTGCCCTTGAGCAGTCCCGCCGCGCCGAGCACGAGCGAGCCGGTACAGACCGAGGTGACGAACCGCGCGCCCCGCGCCTGACGGCGGATGAAATCGAGAACCGCCTCATCGCGCAGCAGCGCATTCACGCCGCCGCCACCGGGCACGCAGATGACATCGAGCTGCGGGCAGTCCGCGAAGGTCGTGTCGGGCGTCAGCATCAGCCCCGTAGCCGAACGGATCGGCATGAGATCCTTCCAGACGAGATGCACGCTCGTTCCGGCCGCCGATGCGAAGACTTCGAACGGTCCTGTGAGATCGAGCTGCTGGACAGCGGGAAAGACGAGAAGGCCAATATGCAAGGTCATGTGAGGGATCTCCGATTGACTTGGCCGAGCCTAGCAGGTCACTTTCTGGCCTGAACGCCAATTACCCCTCGGTTTGCGCCAAAATGCTCCGCCGCATCGAAATCCTCAATTTTCCCGACAGCCAGCTGCTCGATGTTGCTGGCCCCTTGCAGGTCTTCGCCTCGGCCAACGACATGCTGCGCTTGGCCGGCCAGCCGCTCGCCTATGAGGCCGTCGTGGTGAGCAAGACCGGGCAGACGAAGACATCCTCGGGTCTCGTCCTGGAGGCAGCTCGCTTGCCGCCCGTCGA is part of the Hartmannibacter diazotrophicus genome and encodes:
- a CDS encoding DUF427 domain-containing protein — its product is MTTETVRNPNDRNHFMVIRPVYERIRVFAGDTLIADTTKAIEIAETGKHPYPPILYIPKAALKQALEKADKTTHCPLKGNAHYYLLDGKEIAWAYDEPLPSAERIAGYLAFWPDKVRIERGD
- a CDS encoding DJ-1/PfpI family protein; translation: MTLHIGLLVFPAVQQLDLTGPFEVFASAAGTSVHLVWKDLMPIRSATGLMLTPDTTFADCPQLDVICVPGGGGVNALLRDEAVLDFIRRQARGARFVTSVCTGSLVLGAAGLLKGRRAATHWNALDFLPSFGATPVAERVVRDGAIITAGGVTSGIDFGLSVVAELLGEDEAKTIQLALEYAPAPPFSSGTPEQASAEIVAAARARMATSRSEREAIVAELASEALS